In Aciduliprofundum sp. MAR08-339, a single window of DNA contains:
- a CDS encoding DUF134 domain-containing protein yields the protein MRGYGRRGRRRGPRWISYVPPVSTYAPMGMPYTKSIVLTYSELEALRLVDVEGLTQEEAAARMGISRKTLWNDLKSGRKKIVEALLYGWNIEIRGGENYYVRQD from the coding sequence ATGAGAGGATATGGCCGTCGTGGCAGGAGACGTGGGCCAAGGTGGATCTCCTACGTGCCTCCCGTAAGCACCTACGCACCAATGGGAATGCCATACACAAAGAGCATTGTCCTAACGTATTCAGAACTTGAAGCCCTGAGGCTCGTGGATGTGGAAGGATTGACCCAGGAGGAGGCTGCTGCAAGGATGGGTATTTCCCGAAAAACGCTGTGGAACGATTTGAAGAGCGGAAGGAAAAAAATAGTTGAAGCCCTGCTATACGGCTGGAACATAGAGATAAGAGGAGGAGAAAATTACTACGTGAGACAGGATTAA
- a CDS encoding potassium channel family protein — MENVKDLLVEIKEKSELIVDLAYSAVILDSKDLAKEVESLEKEIEELTYKIRILTMLAANTPDEAEQLAGILQMADSSKNLANAAADIAYLLDLDITARPFLPSLFLKADEKIHVVRVYPNSSIVNRTLGDLKVEVESGVRIIAIKRGRSWIYDPEDDVRIKSEDLLIVRGTEDGYEFLDRVARGEESWD; from the coding sequence ATGGAGAATGTCAAGGATTTGCTCGTGGAAATAAAGGAAAAATCGGAACTCATCGTGGATCTCGCCTATTCTGCCGTAATCCTAGACAGCAAGGATCTGGCAAAGGAAGTTGAAAGCTTAGAGAAAGAAATTGAAGAGCTCACCTATAAGATAAGAATCCTCACCATGCTGGCAGCTAACACTCCTGATGAGGCAGAACAACTTGCAGGCATTTTGCAGATGGCCGATTCATCCAAAAATCTGGCCAATGCGGCGGCTGATATAGCATATCTCCTTGATCTTGACATAACGGCAAGACCGTTTCTCCCAAGTTTGTTCCTGAAGGCCGATGAAAAAATCCATGTTGTGAGGGTGTATCCAAATTCAAGCATAGTGAACAGAACACTCGGAGATCTAAAGGTGGAAGTTGAGAGCGGTGTGCGAATAATAGCCATAAAGAGGGGACGTAGCTGGATTTACGACCCAGAGGATGATGTTAGGATCAAGAGCGAGGATTTGCTCATAGTCAGGGGCACTGAGGACGGATACGAGTTCCTGGATAGGGTTGCAAGGGGTGAAGAGTCATGGGACTAG